One uncultured Caproiciproducens sp. DNA segment encodes these proteins:
- a CDS encoding ABC transporter substrate-binding protein: MKKAISTLLAMMLAASMFSGCASSPATSSSTSTGEQNAASQTTSQAVKTSSKIRVGTMALTVGVPVQYAYDKGYYKDEGLDVDIVMFATGNPINEAFSAGQIDIAASGLASVFSLSLPDTKWIGEINSTGGLGVYVRKDSKLLTKKGELKDYPNMYGNADLIKGMKVLGPVGTTAEFNADGYAQRFGLKSTDIKMTQMDYGPAWQAFQSGQGDAFAANPPYSFQAEEKGYVCAATFEDATGISLYDGIFASSKFINANHDAVVKFLKATYKACDELQDKKTRYDYSMQWFTKNGKKYTESILNKEIDARKYVNKDYISSQADKYNYGNGMQDIAKIYKEDGKITAENYPNVAKSIDPSLIKEAIGADLKTAQ, translated from the coding sequence ATGAAAAAAGCAATTAGTACTTTATTAGCTATGATGTTGGCAGCCAGTATGTTTTCAGGTTGTGCATCATCACCTGCGACAAGCAGCAGTACATCCACCGGTGAGCAGAATGCCGCTTCCCAAACTACTTCACAAGCCGTGAAAACGTCCTCAAAAATAAGAGTGGGCACCATGGCGTTAACCGTTGGTGTACCTGTGCAGTACGCTTATGACAAAGGTTATTACAAAGATGAGGGTCTGGATGTTGACATAGTAATGTTTGCCACGGGGAACCCGATTAACGAAGCATTTTCCGCAGGGCAGATCGATATCGCCGCCAGCGGACTTGCATCCGTGTTTTCGTTATCATTGCCGGATACAAAATGGATCGGCGAAATTAATTCCACAGGTGGCTTGGGTGTTTATGTGCGCAAAGACAGCAAACTACTGACCAAAAAAGGTGAGCTGAAAGATTATCCAAACATGTATGGAAACGCTGATCTGATTAAAGGCATGAAAGTGCTTGGCCCTGTAGGTACTACAGCTGAATTTAATGCCGATGGTTATGCGCAGAGATTTGGACTGAAGAGTACCGACATTAAGATGACACAAATGGATTACGGACCGGCATGGCAGGCGTTCCAGTCTGGACAAGGTGATGCCTTTGCGGCTAATCCGCCATATTCTTTCCAAGCAGAAGAAAAAGGTTATGTATGCGCTGCCACTTTTGAAGATGCAACCGGAATATCACTTTATGACGGTATCTTCGCAAGCAGCAAGTTTATCAATGCCAACCACGATGCGGTTGTGAAGTTCCTTAAGGCTACTTATAAGGCTTGTGATGAACTTCAGGACAAAAAAACACGTTATGACTATTCAATGCAGTGGTTTACTAAAAACGGTAAAAAATATACGGAGAGCATTCTTAACAAAGAAATAGACGCTCGTAAGTATGTTAATAAGGACTATATCAGCAGCCAGGCTGACAAATACAACTATGGCAACGGTATGCAGGATATTGCAAAGATTTATAAAGAAGATGGAAAAATTACAGCTGAAAATTATCCGAATGTTGCGAAATCCATTGATCCATCACTAATTAAAGAGGCGATTGGCGCTGATCTGAAAACTGCTCAATAA
- a CDS encoding sulfatase yields the protein MRAILLLFDSLNRHMLAPYGCDWTHTPNFQRLSQHAVTFDNCYAGSLPCIPARRELHTGRLNFLHRSWGPLEPYDDSMPELLSQNGVYTHLISDHMHYWEDGGCTYHNRYNSWEIVRGQEGDRWKGCVRDPEIPQHLGRAWRQDIVNRSYIDEESKQPQKLCFDQGFEFLEKNKDEDNWFLHLELFDPHEPFYTMQKYQELYPHEYDGPQFDWPPYDKVTESPDAVEHCRYQYAALLSMCDHYLGKLLDYMDDNNMWEDTMLILNTDHGFLLSEHDCWAKCVHPFYNEVAHIPLFIWDPRTKVAGERRNSLVQGIDLPATLLDFFNVAIPANMQGKPLKSTIENDEPVRQAALFGLHGAQIDVTDGRYVYMRDSVDSNLPLYNYTLMPTHMRSLFSVEEMRTMEIAQPFAFTKDCKLMKIKHFVDEGGDIDVNKKMGTKLYDLSIDPKQEHPIENSSIERQMIGHMVRLMKENDSPAEQFERMDLSEYL from the coding sequence ATGAGAGCGATTTTATTATTATTCGATTCTTTGAATCGGCATATGCTTGCTCCATATGGCTGCGATTGGACACATACGCCTAATTTTCAACGTTTATCACAACATGCGGTTACTTTTGATAATTGCTATGCCGGTTCTCTGCCTTGCATTCCTGCCAGAAGAGAGCTGCACACCGGTCGATTGAACTTTTTGCATAGGAGTTGGGGGCCTTTAGAACCATATGACGATTCCATGCCGGAACTATTAAGCCAAAACGGTGTTTATACACATCTGATTAGTGATCATATGCATTATTGGGAAGACGGCGGCTGTACCTATCATAATCGCTATAATTCGTGGGAAATCGTGCGTGGGCAAGAGGGAGATCGCTGGAAGGGCTGTGTGAGGGATCCTGAAATTCCACAACATTTAGGTCGCGCATGGCGGCAGGACATCGTCAATCGAAGTTATATAGACGAAGAAAGTAAGCAGCCTCAAAAACTCTGCTTTGACCAAGGCTTTGAATTTTTGGAAAAAAACAAGGATGAAGATAATTGGTTTTTACATTTAGAACTATTTGATCCGCATGAGCCGTTTTATACCATGCAGAAATATCAAGAACTTTATCCCCACGAATACGATGGCCCGCAGTTTGACTGGCCCCCCTATGACAAAGTGACGGAATCACCGGATGCGGTTGAACATTGCCGCTATCAATATGCTGCCTTGTTAAGTATGTGTGACCACTATCTTGGCAAACTGTTAGACTACATGGATGATAACAACATGTGGGAAGACACAATGCTGATTTTAAATACCGACCATGGATTTTTACTGAGTGAACATGATTGCTGGGCAAAATGCGTACATCCATTTTACAATGAAGTAGCACACATTCCGCTGTTCATCTGGGACCCCCGTACAAAGGTTGCAGGGGAACGTCGTAATTCACTTGTACAAGGGATCGATCTGCCTGCAACGCTACTCGACTTTTTTAATGTTGCAATACCTGCCAATATGCAGGGAAAGCCACTAAAATCGACAATTGAGAATGATGAACCAGTCCGTCAAGCCGCTCTTTTTGGATTGCATGGTGCACAGATTGATGTGACAGACGGTCGGTATGTATATATGCGAGATTCTGTTGACAGTAACTTGCCCCTCTATAATTACACACTGATGCCTACACATATGCGTTCATTATTTTCTGTTGAAGAAATGAGAACTATGGAGATTGCGCAGCCGTTCGCGTTTACTAAGGATTGCAAATTAATGAAAATTAAACATTTCGTAGATGAAGGCGGAGACATAGACGTAAACAAGAAAATGGGTACAAAGCTTTACGATCTTTCCATTGATCCAAAGCAGGAACATCCGATTGAAAACAGCTCGATAGAACGGCAGATGATCGGTCACATGGTAAGACTGATGAAGGAAAACGACAGTCCTGCCGAACAGTTCGAAAGAATGGATTTATCAGAATACTTATAA
- a CDS encoding ABC transporter ATP-binding protein: MENNPKVRVNHLTKKFGDLLVLDDISFDIAQGELLCVVGPTGCGKTTFLNSLTKLYDITSGEILVNNESVNLRKQNLAYIFQENSTMPWLNVEQNVSFGLDIKKVPEKEKRESVEEVLDIVGLTPFRKYYPSQLSSSMLQRVVIARAFATKPELLLMDEPYGQLDIELRFKLEDELVKLWQKTKTTIFFITHNIEEAVYLGERIMILTNKPTKVKKVLDNPMPRPRDITSPDFIDLRNQVTDLIKWW, from the coding sequence ATGGAGAACAATCCTAAAGTGCGGGTAAATCATTTGACAAAGAAATTTGGAGATTTATTAGTACTGGATGATATTTCTTTCGATATTGCTCAGGGTGAATTGCTTTGTGTGGTCGGACCAACCGGCTGTGGGAAAACTACTTTTCTGAATAGTTTGACGAAACTGTATGATATTACATCCGGTGAGATTCTTGTAAACAATGAGTCGGTTAATTTAAGAAAACAAAATCTGGCATATATATTTCAAGAAAATTCGACAATGCCCTGGCTGAATGTTGAACAAAACGTAAGCTTTGGTTTAGATATTAAAAAAGTGCCTGAAAAAGAAAAAAGAGAAAGTGTGGAAGAGGTACTGGATATTGTAGGCCTTACACCTTTCCGTAAATATTATCCTTCCCAGCTTTCTTCCAGTATGTTGCAGCGAGTTGTAATTGCCCGAGCATTTGCGACAAAGCCGGAATTACTGCTGATGGATGAACCATATGGTCAATTGGATATTGAACTGCGTTTTAAACTTGAAGATGAGTTGGTTAAACTCTGGCAAAAAACAAAAACAACCATCTTTTTTATAACACATAACATCGAAGAAGCCGTTTATTTGGGTGAAAGGATTATGATTTTAACCAATAAACCGACTAAGGTGAAAAAGGTGCTGGATAATCCGATGCCTCGTCCCCGGGATATCACCTCTCCTGATTTCATAGACTTGAGAAATCAAGTTACAGATTTGATTAAATGGTGGTAA
- a CDS encoding LacI family DNA-binding transcriptional regulator produces MAVTIKKIAEIAGVSAGTVDRALNNRSRVKPEVAERIRALAKELNYQPNSVAKSLSIKNKGLKIAVILHITKNSFFDEVIQGIKKAGKEISDSGIQVVIKACKDFDANNQLSLIEEALNEDVKAIAIVPINHPMIKNKINELTSSGFPVVLLTSIVEDTNYLAYVGCDYRRAGKILAGLINLITKGKANLGVLSPTFQMCGHLYRVNSMCEYLSENYPEIHITSMAEVPNDEIGTYMEVKKMMNAHPDIDTVLYGSSTVNAGLRAIQECIGNKPIQIISLDLNDSIKEELLSGKIIATLIQNPRDQGYKAIRILVDYLTRNQSPKNPLCYVNTEIIVKECIKDSGTL; encoded by the coding sequence ATGGCTGTTACAATAAAGAAAATAGCGGAAATTGCAGGCGTATCTGCTGGAACTGTGGATAGAGCTCTTAATAATCGAAGCCGCGTAAAACCAGAGGTTGCCGAACGAATCCGCGCATTGGCAAAAGAATTAAATTACCAGCCGAATTCAGTAGCAAAGTCATTGTCAATTAAAAATAAAGGCCTAAAGATTGCAGTTATTTTGCATATCACCAAAAACTCCTTTTTTGATGAAGTAATACAAGGCATAAAAAAGGCAGGAAAGGAGATCTCTGATAGCGGAATTCAAGTTGTTATAAAAGCCTGCAAAGATTTTGATGCAAATAATCAATTGAGTCTAATTGAGGAAGCCTTAAACGAAGATGTAAAAGCAATCGCTATTGTTCCAATTAATCATCCGATGATTAAAAATAAAATAAATGAACTTACCTCGTCTGGTTTTCCTGTGGTATTACTGACTTCAATTGTAGAGGATACGAATTATCTTGCCTATGTGGGATGCGATTATCGCAGAGCCGGTAAAATATTGGCGGGGTTAATTAACTTAATCACGAAAGGAAAAGCAAACCTAGGGGTACTATCACCGACTTTTCAAATGTGTGGCCATTTATACCGTGTGAATAGTATGTGTGAGTATTTGTCCGAAAACTACCCTGAAATTCATATTACTTCGATGGCTGAAGTACCTAACGATGAAATTGGTACCTATATGGAAGTGAAAAAGATGATGAATGCTCACCCAGACATAGATACTGTCCTCTATGGATCCAGTACTGTTAATGCAGGACTTAGGGCTATTCAGGAATGCATTGGCAATAAACCCATTCAAATCATTTCTTTGGATTTAAACGACTCAATTAAGGAAGAGCTGCTATCGGGCAAAATAATAGCCACTCTTATTCAAAATCCAAGAGATCAAGGATATAAAGCAATTCGTATTTTAGTCGATTATCTTACTAGAAATCAGAGCCCCAAAAATCCTCTATGCTATGTAAACACGGAAATTATTGTAAAAGAGTGTATCAAGGACTCAGGAACACTATAA
- a CDS encoding ABC transporter ATP-binding protein, whose product MEQERINNMIECKGVKKTFQSGNKDFEVVKNIDLEVKENEFLVLFGPGQCGKTTILNMIAGLESSSEGTVTVNGKKVLEPGPERGVVYQTISLFPWLTVMGNVEYGPKVRGVKKEERQITAQHYIDMVGLQGYEKSFPVQLSGGMKQRVGIARAYANNPIVMLMDEPFGALDAQTRYLMQKELERIWEQEKRTVVFVTNNIEEAVYLADRIVVLANCPTQVKAEYNIDLPRPRNYVDPEFLRLRMEITGAVDKTL is encoded by the coding sequence ATGGAACAAGAGCGAATAAACAATATGATTGAATGCAAAGGCGTGAAAAAGACCTTTCAGTCAGGGAATAAAGATTTTGAGGTCGTTAAGAATATTGATTTAGAAGTTAAAGAAAATGAATTTCTAGTTCTTTTTGGGCCGGGTCAATGTGGAAAGACTACAATTCTAAATATGATCGCCGGACTGGAGTCCTCTAGTGAAGGCACTGTGACAGTAAATGGAAAAAAAGTGCTTGAGCCTGGACCGGAACGCGGAGTAGTTTACCAGACTATCTCCCTTTTTCCATGGCTCACAGTAATGGGAAATGTTGAATATGGCCCTAAGGTACGAGGGGTGAAAAAGGAAGAACGTCAAATCACAGCTCAACATTATATTGATATGGTCGGGCTTCAAGGCTATGAAAAGTCTTTCCCGGTTCAGCTGTCCGGCGGTATGAAGCAAAGAGTTGGTATCGCCCGTGCTTATGCCAATAATCCGATTGTCATGTTAATGGACGAACCTTTTGGTGCTTTGGACGCCCAGACCCGCTACCTGATGCAAAAGGAACTGGAACGCATCTGGGAACAAGAAAAGCGCACAGTAGTATTTGTAACAAATAATATTGAAGAAGCAGTTTACCTTGCTGACCGTATCGTTGTACTGGCGAATTGTCCAACACAGGTGAAAGCTGAATATAACATCGATCTTCCAAGACCAAGAAATTACGTAGATCCCGAGTTTCTCCGGCTTCGTATGGAGATTACCGGGGCGGTGGATAAAACGCTATAA
- a CDS encoding anaerobic sulfatase maturase — MKAIPNISVLIKPASGNCNLHCKYCFYLDLIDNNNHDNCGYMSLETLETLVKSILQYGDNCASFNFQGGEPMLSGLPFYQKLIELQKKHNTKNIKIQNAIQTNGTLINSEWADFFYKNNFLVGVSLDGPEGIDNINRVTSHGEGTSQRVMQAIKILNSHKVKYNILCVVTKSVAKHAEKVYNFFAKQGFDYLQFIPCLDGLKKEPGTDDYSLSPQNYGIFLKKLFDLWLLDRLSEKYISIRMFDNILGMFLGYPPESCDMRGKCMANLVVEADGSVYPCDFYVIDQWKLGEIGKDTVDEMLFGQTAHDFEDVSNTRPESCLKCEYYNLCRGGCRRNYEPIRNGVLGKNYFCPAYQDFYRYAIPGFYKLAEKNR, encoded by the coding sequence GTGAAGGCAATTCCGAACATTAGTGTTTTAATCAAACCTGCGTCAGGCAATTGTAATTTGCATTGCAAATACTGCTTCTATTTGGATTTAATAGACAACAATAACCATGATAATTGTGGATATATGTCTTTAGAAACTCTTGAAACACTGGTCAAGTCAATTTTACAATATGGTGATAACTGTGCCAGTTTTAATTTTCAAGGCGGTGAGCCAATGCTTTCCGGATTACCTTTTTATCAAAAATTAATCGAACTGCAAAAAAAGCATAATACAAAAAACATAAAGATACAAAATGCAATTCAAACGAATGGAACTTTAATAAATAGTGAATGGGCAGATTTTTTTTATAAGAACAATTTTTTGGTAGGCGTGTCCCTTGATGGACCAGAAGGTATTGATAATATAAACAGAGTTACCAGCCATGGCGAAGGAACTTCTCAACGGGTTATGCAAGCGATTAAGATACTTAATAGCCACAAGGTTAAATATAACATCCTATGTGTTGTGACAAAATCAGTCGCGAAACATGCTGAGAAAGTTTACAATTTTTTTGCTAAACAGGGTTTTGATTATCTGCAATTTATTCCTTGCCTGGACGGCTTAAAAAAAGAACCTGGCACCGACGATTATTCATTATCTCCCCAAAATTACGGAATATTTTTAAAAAAGCTATTTGATTTATGGCTTTTGGACAGGCTGTCTGAGAAATATATTAGTATTAGGATGTTCGATAACATATTGGGAATGTTTTTAGGTTATCCGCCTGAAAGCTGTGATATGCGAGGAAAATGCATGGCTAATCTAGTAGTGGAAGCTGACGGTTCCGTATATCCATGCGATTTTTATGTAATAGATCAGTGGAAACTTGGAGAGATTGGTAAAGATACCGTTGACGAAATGCTCTTTGGTCAAACAGCGCACGACTTCGAAGATGTTTCGAATACTCGTCCGGAATCATGCCTGAAATGTGAATATTATAATCTTTGCCGGGGCGGCTGCAGAAGGAACTATGAACCAATCCGCAACGGGGTTCTGGGGAAAAACTATTTTTGCCCTGCCTATCAAGATTTCTACCGCTATGCCATTCCAGGGTTTTACAAGCTGGCAGAAAAGAACCGTTAA
- a CDS encoding ABC transporter permease, with protein MKRVKKSNYAWLSVLSVGTVLVIWWLVTDGFHLVSTIAMPSPVKVLQTFFVKLYDPAPDGSTLIENIGASLQVALSGYALGLVIGIPLGILMAWYKKVDMFVRPLFDLLRPVPGLAWITVMITLFGIGMMSKAMVIFLSAFVACVVNSYSGIRQTKQVHLWVGQTFGASDFQLLTRVAIPTSLPMIMTGARVALGASWMALVAAEMIASDSGLGFMIQQCRGIYRTDVIIVGMIAIGALGAFLTYLLSLLERVVVKGRAGNK; from the coding sequence TTGAAACGCGTAAAGAAATCAAATTACGCTTGGCTTTCAGTACTTTCGGTAGGTACTGTTTTAGTTATCTGGTGGCTGGTTACTGATGGATTTCATTTGGTTTCCACAATAGCGATGCCCAGTCCTGTAAAGGTTTTACAAACATTTTTTGTTAAACTTTATGATCCGGCACCGGATGGCTCAACCCTTATTGAAAATATCGGAGCTAGTCTACAGGTGGCTCTTTCCGGTTATGCCCTCGGACTTGTGATTGGTATCCCCTTAGGCATCTTAATGGCTTGGTATAAAAAAGTAGATATGTTTGTAAGGCCGTTGTTCGATTTACTGCGACCGGTACCTGGCTTGGCGTGGATTACAGTAATGATTACGCTCTTTGGAATCGGTATGATGTCGAAGGCAATGGTAATCTTTCTTTCAGCCTTTGTCGCCTGCGTAGTGAATTCTTACTCGGGAATCCGCCAGACGAAGCAAGTGCATTTGTGGGTTGGGCAGACATTTGGAGCTTCGGATTTTCAGTTGTTGACTCGAGTGGCTATTCCAACTTCTCTGCCAATGATAATGACGGGTGCTCGTGTTGCCTTAGGTGCTTCTTGGATGGCGCTCGTAGCAGCAGAAATGATCGCATCCGACAGCGGCCTTGGGTTCATGATTCAGCAATGCCGCGGAATTTATCGTACTGATGTTATCATTGTAGGCATGATTGCGATTGGTGCTCTTGGAGCATTCCTAACGTATTTGCTTTCTTTATTGGAGCGTGTGGTTGTAAAAGGGAGGGCCGGTAACAAATGA
- a CDS encoding ABC transporter permease, giving the protein MTKSNNKESTKKVFAAVISIGIFLMLWQWAVIATSLGQLMPGPITVISSFIQSFYTPIGTSNIIQHVGWSLSRVMIAYVVAAVVGITLGVLMGWSPKIEAIFKPLYDIIRPIPPIAWIPLAIVWFGLGEMTKYFLIFLSAFSNITLNAYEGSKSVDPVLVGASRMLGANRTQTLLTVVLPGSMTSIFAGLQVAISTSWATVVAAEMVRSTEGVGWVIVSAQQTNDMNQTLVGILAIGIVGFILATIMRGVEEKLCRWNKSE; this is encoded by the coding sequence ATGACTAAATCAAATAACAAAGAATCCACTAAAAAAGTTTTTGCCGCAGTTATTTCTATTGGTATATTCCTGATGCTATGGCAGTGGGCTGTTATTGCTACTTCTTTGGGGCAGTTGATGCCTGGGCCTATTACGGTTATCAGCAGTTTTATTCAATCTTTTTACACACCTATCGGCACAAGTAACATTATACAACATGTTGGATGGAGTTTATCCCGTGTAATGATTGCCTATGTGGTGGCGGCTGTAGTTGGAATCACCTTAGGCGTTCTGATGGGATGGAGCCCAAAAATAGAAGCAATTTTCAAGCCGCTTTATGATATCATCCGGCCGATCCCCCCAATTGCATGGATTCCGTTAGCTATTGTATGGTTCGGTTTAGGGGAAATGACAAAATACTTTTTAATATTCCTCTCAGCATTCAGCAACATTACCCTCAACGCATACGAAGGCTCAAAATCGGTTGACCCGGTTTTGGTTGGAGCATCTAGGATGTTAGGGGCCAACAGAACGCAAACTTTGCTTACCGTTGTGCTCCCAGGATCAATGACCTCTATTTTTGCAGGACTGCAAGTGGCAATTTCCACCAGCTGGGCCACTGTCGTAGCAGCTGAGATGGTACGTTCCACGGAAGGTGTCGGTTGGGTTATTGTCAGCGCACAGCAGACAAATGATATGAACCAGACTTTAGTGGGGATTTTGGCGATTGGTATCGTAGGATTTATTCTTGCGACTATTATGCGAGGAGTTGAGGAAAAATTATGCAGATGGAACAAGAGCGAATAA